One stretch of Anaerobacillus alkaliphilus DNA includes these proteins:
- the sufD gene encoding Fe-S cluster assembly protein SufD: protein MSVDTQLQFDREYVTNFSKDANEPEWFLNQRLSSLELVGTKELPKPDKTKIDNWNFSQFSHTVTAVGTELPEQVKGLMSEDDTQNVLALRNGQLAHSKLSAQLEEQGVVFTDFATALKEHSDLVQKYFMKEAVTQDENRLTALHAALLNGGTFIYVPKNVEVELPLQAIYSIGGGAGLFNHVLIVADENSTVTYVENYVSEDNETAVANIIAEVYALQGSTVSFGAVDNFATGVTTYVVRRGHTERDAKILWALGQFNDGNTVSENKTFLVGEGSFTDKKTVTIGTGEQRQNFTSHVVHYGKHTEGLILTHAVMKDSATSIFNGISKIEHGASKSNGVQTERVLMLSEKARGDANPILLIDEDDVTAGHAASVGRIDPLQMFYLMSRGIPKKEAERLVIHGFLAPVVKEMPVDAVKTRLIEVIERKVN from the coding sequence ATGTCAGTGGATACGCAACTACAATTTGATCGTGAGTACGTAACCAACTTCTCAAAAGACGCCAATGAGCCTGAATGGTTCCTAAATCAACGCCTTTCGTCTTTAGAGCTAGTTGGAACAAAAGAATTACCAAAACCTGATAAAACAAAAATTGATAATTGGAACTTTAGCCAATTTTCTCATACAGTAACAGCAGTAGGAACAGAGCTTCCTGAGCAAGTGAAAGGGCTTATGTCAGAAGATGATACGCAAAACGTCCTTGCTTTAAGGAACGGTCAACTTGCTCACTCAAAGCTATCAGCTCAATTAGAAGAACAAGGTGTTGTTTTTACTGATTTTGCTACTGCTTTAAAAGAGCATAGTGATTTAGTTCAAAAGTATTTTATGAAAGAAGCTGTCACGCAGGACGAAAATCGTTTAACAGCTCTTCATGCAGCATTACTTAATGGTGGGACGTTTATTTATGTTCCGAAAAACGTTGAAGTAGAGCTACCTCTTCAAGCAATTTATTCAATTGGTGGCGGTGCTGGGTTATTCAACCACGTACTAATCGTTGCAGATGAAAACAGTACAGTAACATATGTTGAGAACTATGTTTCTGAAGACAATGAAACAGCAGTTGCTAACATCATTGCTGAAGTTTACGCACTACAAGGTTCAACAGTTTCTTTTGGTGCAGTTGATAATTTTGCTACTGGTGTAACTACGTATGTTGTACGTCGTGGACATACTGAAAGAGATGCGAAAATCTTATGGGCACTTGGGCAGTTTAATGACGGTAACACTGTTTCAGAAAACAAAACATTCTTAGTTGGTGAAGGTTCGTTCACTGATAAGAAGACGGTAACGATCGGAACAGGTGAACAACGTCAAAACTTTACATCACATGTTGTTCATTATGGTAAACATACTGAAGGTTTAATTTTAACTCACGCTGTTATGAAAGATAGTGCTACCTCAATCTTTAACGGTATTTCTAAAATTGAGCATGGTGCTTCAAAGTCAAATGGAGTGCAAACAGAACGCGTCTTAATGCTAAGCGAAAAAGCGCGTGGTGATGCAAATCCAATCCTATTAATTGATGAAGATGATGTAACTGCAGGTCACGCAGCGAGTGTTGGCCGCATTGATCCACTGCAAATGTTCTATTTAATGAGCCGTGGGATACCGAAGAAAGAAGCAGAACGCCTTGTTATACATGGCTTCTTAGCGCCAGTCGTGAAAGAAATGCCTGTTGACGCTGTAAAAACGCGTTTAATCGAGGTTATAGAAAGGAAAGTTAACTAA
- a CDS encoding cysteine desulfurase, translated as MNVKEVRKMFPILDQQVNGNPLVYLDSAATSQKPIQVIEKLNEYYRKYNSNVHRGVHTLGTLATDGYEGAREKVRKFINAKSTEEIIFTRGTTTALNLVASSYGRANVGPGDEIVITPMEHHSNIIPWQQVAKATGATLKYIPLQQDGTIDLADVENTVTENTKIVSVMQVSNVLGCINPIKEIAAIAHRNGAVMVVDGAQSTPHMKIDVQDLDCDFFALSAHKMCGPTGIGALYGKKALLNKMDPIEFGGEMIDFVGLQESTWKELPWKFEGGTPIIAGAIGLGAAIDFLEEIGLENIEKHEHTLAQYALHRLSEVEGVTVYGPQKRAGLVTFNCDDVHPHDVATVLDSEGIAVRAGHHCAQPLMKWLDVTATARASFYLYNTEEEIDAFVKALIKTKEYFGNVFR; from the coding sequence ATGAATGTTAAAGAAGTCCGTAAAATGTTCCCAATCCTTGACCAACAGGTAAATGGCAACCCCCTTGTCTATCTTGATAGTGCTGCGACATCGCAAAAACCTATTCAAGTCATTGAAAAGTTAAATGAGTATTATCGTAAATACAATTCTAATGTTCACCGAGGTGTGCATACACTAGGAACATTAGCAACTGATGGATATGAAGGTGCGAGGGAGAAAGTTCGGAAGTTTATTAATGCAAAGTCAACGGAAGAAATTATTTTCACAAGAGGAACAACGACAGCACTTAATCTTGTTGCGTCAAGTTACGGACGGGCGAATGTAGGCCCTGGTGATGAAATTGTTATTACACCAATGGAACACCATTCAAACATCATTCCTTGGCAGCAAGTTGCGAAAGCTACAGGAGCAACTCTAAAATATATTCCTTTACAACAAGATGGTACGATTGATTTAGCTGATGTTGAAAACACAGTGACAGAAAATACGAAGATCGTATCAGTAATGCAAGTGTCTAATGTACTTGGGTGTATTAATCCAATTAAAGAGATTGCTGCAATTGCCCATCGAAATGGAGCAGTTATGGTCGTTGATGGTGCTCAAAGTACTCCGCATATGAAGATTGATGTGCAAGATCTAGACTGTGATTTCTTTGCATTATCTGCTCATAAAATGTGTGGACCAACTGGCATCGGTGCTCTTTATGGAAAGAAAGCACTACTAAACAAAATGGACCCAATTGAATTTGGTGGTGAAATGATTGACTTCGTTGGTCTGCAAGAATCAACGTGGAAAGAGCTTCCTTGGAAATTCGAAGGAGGTACACCAATTATCGCTGGTGCCATCGGCTTAGGAGCAGCGATCGATTTTCTTGAAGAAATTGGCTTAGAGAATATCGAGAAGCATGAGCATACACTAGCACAATATGCCCTTCATCGTCTAAGTGAAGTGGAAGGCGTAACGGTCTATGGCCCGCAAAAACGCGCTGGACTTGTTACATTTAATTGCGATGATGTCCATCCTCATGACGTTGCAACAGTGCTAGACTCTGAAGGGATCGCAGTAAGAGCAGGTCATCATTGTGCTCAGCCTTTGATGAAGTGGTTGGATGTAACAGCTACTGCTAGAGCAAGCTTTTACCTTTACAACACAGAAGAGGAAATCGATGCTTTTGTAAAAGCATTAATAAAAACAAAGGAGTACTTCGGCAATGTCTTTAGGTAA
- a CDS encoding phosphatase PAP2 family protein → MFKKLVTNHFPLLYLLSIPLLHTIYDYLNKNHTEATNIMTTIDKQIPFIPEFIIPYIGWYFFMFFYLIYFYQKDRKIYYESLIATNVGMVVCYLFYFFFQTTFPRPVVTGNEFHINLVRFIYSNDQPYNCFPSIHVLTTFIIMYGMYRSEIHSFFNRYFVYVFGLLIILSTVFVKQHSILDGIASIILVISSFAIISRLELASLLIMKEKVLKPALYYKQHSHH, encoded by the coding sequence ATGTTTAAAAAGCTAGTTACAAATCATTTTCCACTTTTATATTTACTATCCATCCCTTTGTTACACACAATTTATGATTACTTAAATAAGAACCATACAGAAGCAACAAATATTATGACAACCATCGATAAACAAATTCCTTTTATACCTGAATTTATTATTCCATATATCGGTTGGTATTTTTTTATGTTTTTTTACTTAATCTATTTCTATCAAAAAGATAGAAAAATATATTACGAGAGTTTAATTGCTACAAATGTGGGGATGGTCGTATGTTATCTGTTTTATTTCTTTTTCCAAACAACCTTTCCAAGACCAGTGGTAACAGGAAATGAGTTCCATATTAATTTAGTCCGATTTATCTATTCCAATGATCAGCCTTATAATTGTTTTCCGAGTATTCATGTTCTTACAACGTTTATCATCATGTACGGAATGTACCGAAGTGAGATTCATAGTTTTTTTAATCGATATTTTGTCTACGTCTTTGGCTTATTAATCATATTATCAACAGTCTTTGTTAAGCAACACTCTATTTTGGACGGTATTGCCTCTATAATCCTAGTGATCTCGAGTTTTGCAATTATTAGTAGGTTAGAATTGGCATCATTACTAATAATGAAGGAAAAAGTTTTAAAGCCAGCTTTGTACTATAAACAACACTCACATCACTAA
- a CDS encoding carboxymuconolactone decarboxylase family protein — MMNTGSYEEILHDYKLGLGHFTEKMPHIARKFNAFTEACFEEGKLSQKEKQLIALGISVYSQDEYCIIYHTKGCIDQGCTEEEIWEAIGVTGAFGGGAAISQAVTLVQDCMEEFSQSIN, encoded by the coding sequence ATGATGAATACTGGTTCGTATGAAGAGATCCTTCACGACTATAAGTTGGGTTTAGGCCATTTCACAGAAAAAATGCCGCATATCGCAAGAAAGTTTAATGCTTTTACGGAAGCTTGTTTTGAGGAAGGGAAGTTATCTCAAAAAGAAAAGCAATTAATCGCCTTAGGAATAAGTGTTTATTCTCAGGATGAATATTGTATTATTTATCATACAAAAGGCTGTATTGACCAAGGTTGTACTGAGGAAGAGATTTGGGAAGCTATTGGTGTAACAGGGGCGTTTGGTGGAGGCGCTGCAATAAGCCAAGCGGTAACGCTAGTACAAGATTGTATGGAAGAATTTAGTCAATCGATTAATTAA
- the sufC gene encoding Fe-S cluster assembly ATPase SufC: protein MTATNLTVKDLRVAIEGKEILKGFNIEVKGGEIHAIMGPNGTGKSTLASALMGHPKYEVTGGEASLNGKDLLEMEVDERAREGLFLAMQYPSEISGITTADFLRSAINAKRGEGNEISLMKFIRQLDEKMKVLEMDEEYSQRYLNEGFSGGEKKRNEILQLLMTEPKIAILDEIDSGLDIDALKVVSNGVNAMRGSEFGCLIITHYQRLLNYITPDFVHVMMQGRIVKSGGPELAHRLEAEGYDWIKEELGIEDETVGQEA from the coding sequence ATGACAGCAACAAACTTAACAGTGAAAGACCTTCGTGTTGCTATTGAAGGGAAAGAAATCTTAAAAGGTTTTAACATTGAGGTTAAAGGTGGGGAAATCCACGCAATCATGGGACCTAATGGAACAGGTAAATCTACACTTGCTTCTGCGTTAATGGGACACCCGAAATATGAGGTGACCGGTGGAGAGGCTTCATTAAACGGTAAAGACCTTTTAGAGATGGAAGTAGATGAAAGAGCACGTGAAGGTTTATTCTTAGCGATGCAATATCCAAGTGAAATTTCAGGGATTACAACTGCTGATTTTTTACGTTCAGCTATTAACGCAAAACGCGGTGAAGGAAATGAAATTTCATTAATGAAATTCATCCGTCAATTAGATGAAAAAATGAAAGTGTTAGAAATGGATGAAGAGTATTCTCAACGTTACTTAAACGAAGGCTTCTCTGGTGGAGAGAAGAAACGTAATGAAATCCTTCAATTATTAATGACTGAACCGAAAATCGCAATTTTAGATGAGATCGATTCAGGTTTAGACATCGATGCACTTAAAGTTGTATCTAATGGCGTAAATGCAATGCGTGGTTCTGAGTTTGGCTGTCTAATCATCACTCACTATCAACGTCTATTAAATTACATCACTCCAGACTTTGTGCACGTAATGATGCAAGGTCGTATTGTGAAATCGGGTGGTCCTGAGTTAGCTCACCGTTTAGAAGCTGAAGGATATGACTGGATTAAAGAAGAGTTAGGAATTGAAGACGAAACTGTAGGGCAAGAAGCATAA